A window of Alkalicoccobacillus plakortidis contains these coding sequences:
- a CDS encoding thioredoxin domain-containing protein translates to MKRLVLISVAVFVLAVGGFLIVQSLSTPEVNGIEFNDTPDTEGQPVKGETGAPVTITEFGDYKCPSCKAWDEDILPMLDEEFIQTGQVKLVYINTLFHGQESGLAALASESVWANHPESFWEFHSGVYREQPSHTKSR, encoded by the coding sequence ATGAAACGTCTTGTTTTGATATCAGTAGCCGTTTTTGTATTGGCTGTTGGAGGATTTTTAATTGTCCAATCTTTATCTACGCCTGAAGTAAATGGTATTGAATTTAATGATACGCCAGATACGGAGGGGCAGCCGGTCAAGGGAGAAACGGGAGCACCAGTAACGATAACGGAATTTGGTGATTATAAATGCCCTTCTTGTAAGGCCTGGGATGAAGACATATTGCCAATGCTAGATGAAGAGTTTATTCAAACGGGACAGGTGAAACTAGTCTATATTAATACGCTTTTTCATGGGCAGGAATCAGGTCTTGCTGCATTAGCGAGTGAATCGGTTTGGGCGAATCATCCAGAGTCTTTTTGGGAATTCCATAGTGGGGTTTATAGAGAACAACCAAGCCACACAAAATCACGATGA
- a CDS encoding heavy metal translocating P-type ATPase, producing MSEHAESKVYRVEGFSCAGCAGTFEKNVKKLDGVSDAKVNFGASKITVEGSTTVEALEKAGAFEKLKVRPEQDRSAPQTEEAGIKQTFIQKHMTIIGSLLFLIFGLISQGVNGGDNLVTVLAFATSMVVGGYSLFKQGLINLSRLQFDMRTLMTIAVIGAAIIGEWTEGAIVVILFAISEALERFSMDRARQSIRSLMDIAPKEALIKRNGQEMTVRVEEIAIGDVMIVKPGQKLAMDGVVVAGHSSVNQAAITGESIPVEKHQNDDVFAGTLNEEGLLEVRVTKHVEDTTISKVIQLVEDAQAERAPSQAFVDRFAKYYTPAIILVAALVAILPPLFMAGDWQTWIYQGLAVLVVGCPCALVISTPVAIVTAIGNAAKHGVLIKGGVYLEEAGSLKAIAFDKTGTLTKGVPAVTDLSIVADIDKNDLLKIVAALESRSQHPLASAIVKKAEEEHVLYKNVNVENFSSITGKGVTGVIDGETYFIGSPKLFEDKIKEQSEVIKQLQDQGKTVMVVGTGQTILALIAVADEVRDSSRSVISALHEIGIRTTIMLTGDNKGTAQAIAGQIGLTDVKAELMPEDKLSYMKEFKKKHGKVAMIGDGVNDAPALAASTVGIAMGGAGTDTALETADIALMGDDLQKLPYTVKLSRRALTIIKQNITFSLGIKLLALMLVVPGWLTLWIAILADVGATLLVTANGLRLLRVKE from the coding sequence ATGAGCGAGCACGCAGAGTCAAAGGTATATCGTGTAGAAGGGTTTTCTTGTGCAGGGTGTGCCGGAACATTTGAGAAAAATGTAAAGAAGCTAGATGGTGTCAGCGATGCGAAGGTAAACTTTGGTGCCTCAAAAATTACGGTCGAAGGTTCAACAACTGTTGAAGCATTAGAAAAAGCCGGAGCATTTGAAAAGCTGAAAGTTCGACCGGAGCAGGATCGTTCAGCGCCACAAACAGAAGAAGCAGGAATTAAACAAACGTTTATTCAAAAACACATGACGATCATTGGATCCCTTCTTTTCCTTATATTCGGATTGATTTCTCAAGGAGTAAATGGTGGAGATAACCTCGTAACTGTCTTAGCATTTGCAACGTCTATGGTTGTTGGGGGCTACTCATTATTTAAGCAAGGATTAATCAACCTCAGTCGCCTTCAGTTTGATATGAGAACTCTAATGACGATTGCGGTTATTGGGGCAGCGATTATTGGTGAATGGACAGAAGGGGCTATTGTTGTCATTTTGTTTGCAATTAGTGAGGCACTTGAGCGTTTTTCAATGGACCGGGCAAGACAATCGATTCGCTCTCTGATGGATATTGCTCCAAAAGAAGCGCTTATTAAACGTAATGGTCAAGAGATGACAGTTAGAGTTGAGGAGATCGCCATTGGTGATGTCATGATTGTGAAGCCTGGACAAAAGCTTGCTATGGATGGAGTGGTTGTTGCTGGACATTCCTCTGTAAATCAAGCTGCGATTACCGGTGAGTCCATTCCGGTGGAGAAGCATCAGAATGACGATGTGTTTGCAGGAACCCTAAATGAAGAAGGTCTGCTCGAGGTCCGTGTAACAAAGCATGTAGAGGACACGACCATCTCTAAAGTGATTCAATTAGTTGAGGATGCTCAGGCAGAGAGAGCTCCTTCACAAGCTTTTGTGGATCGATTTGCTAAGTACTATACACCAGCTATCATTCTTGTCGCCGCATTGGTTGCAATTCTTCCACCATTATTTATGGCCGGAGATTGGCAGACGTGGATTTATCAAGGCTTAGCTGTGCTAGTAGTTGGATGCCCTTGTGCACTTGTTATTTCTACCCCTGTTGCCATTGTTACAGCCATTGGCAACGCGGCTAAGCATGGTGTACTCATCAAAGGTGGCGTGTATCTAGAGGAAGCAGGTTCATTAAAAGCCATTGCATTTGATAAAACGGGGACGCTGACAAAGGGAGTACCGGCTGTCACTGATTTATCGATCGTGGCAGATATCGATAAAAATGACCTACTTAAAATTGTTGCTGCACTTGAATCAAGATCTCAGCATCCGCTCGCTTCAGCTATTGTAAAAAAAGCAGAGGAAGAGCATGTGCTTTATAAGAACGTTAATGTAGAGAATTTTTCATCGATCACTGGTAAAGGTGTGACCGGAGTAATTGACGGTGAAACCTATTTTATTGGAAGCCCAAAGCTGTTTGAAGACAAGATTAAAGAGCAGTCGGAAGTCATTAAGCAGTTACAGGACCAAGGTAAAACTGTCATGGTGGTTGGTACGGGTCAAACCATTTTAGCTCTGATTGCAGTGGCGGATGAGGTCCGGGACTCAAGTAGAAGTGTGATCTCCGCTCTTCATGAAATAGGCATTCGTACTACGATTATGCTTACTGGTGACAACAAAGGAACGGCTCAAGCCATTGCCGGGCAAATTGGTCTCACAGACGTAAAAGCTGAATTAATGCCTGAGGATAAATTAAGCTATATGAAAGAATTCAAGAAAAAGCACGGGAAAGTCGCCATGATAGGTGATGGAGTAAATGATGCTCCTGCACTTGCCGCATCGACTGTTGGTATTGCCATGGGAGGAGCTGGAACGGATACAGCTTTGGAGACAGCAGATATCGCACTGATGGGAGACGATCTTCAAAAACTACCTTACACGGTGAAACTTAGCCGACGTGCGCTAACGATTATCAAGCAGAACATTACCTTTTCACTAGGAATTAAACTACTTGCTCTGATGCTTGTGGTGCCAGGCTGGTTAACACTTTGGATTGCCATTTTAGCGGATGTTGGAGCAACCCTTTTGGTAACAGCAAATGGGCTGCGTTTGCTTAGGGTGAAGGAATAG
- a CDS encoding ArsR/SmtB family transcription factor has protein sequence MKTIKENQDTCEIFSYDEQKVKRVTELVQKVDFVPVADVFKALSDETRLKIAYALLQEGELCVCDVANIIGMTTASTSHHLRHLRNLRIAKSRKEGKLVFYSLDDEHVRQLVMMAVEHGQEV, from the coding sequence GTGAAAACGATAAAGGAAAATCAAGATACATGTGAGATCTTTAGCTATGATGAACAGAAGGTAAAGCGAGTAACGGAACTTGTTCAGAAAGTAGATTTTGTTCCTGTTGCTGATGTTTTTAAAGCGTTATCTGATGAGACACGTTTGAAAATTGCTTATGCACTTCTGCAAGAGGGGGAGCTGTGTGTATGTGATGTGGCAAATATTATTGGTATGACAACAGCGAGTACGTCCCACCATCTGAGACATCTACGTAACTTGCGCATTGCGAAAAGTCGTAAAGAGGGCAAGCTTGTGTTCTACTCATTGGATGATGAACATGTTCGACAACTAGTTATGATGGCGGTTGAGCACGGCCAGGAGGTTTAG
- a CDS encoding FMN-binding negative transcriptional regulator: MYIPKQFQLDDKETIYQIMKENGFATIISDQLKDLSATHLPLMLDDQKNYLYGHFAKANPQWKDLDNQRVLAIFQGPHSYISPSWYETNQAVPTWNYVAVHVYGEIELVGDQELAHSLSELVSKYEKPDSTYQLTDVGAEYIAGLSKGVVGFRIKIESIEANAKLSQNHSNERIKRVIEELEKLQSDNERQIATYMRTYNQIR, translated from the coding sequence ATGTATATCCCAAAACAATTTCAACTAGATGATAAAGAAACCATTTATCAAATAATGAAAGAGAACGGTTTTGCTACAATCATTTCAGACCAGCTGAAAGATCTTTCAGCTACACACTTGCCCCTTATGTTAGATGATCAGAAGAATTACTTGTATGGGCACTTTGCAAAAGCGAATCCCCAATGGAAAGACCTTGATAATCAACGAGTATTAGCTATTTTCCAAGGGCCACATAGCTATATCTCGCCCTCCTGGTACGAGACAAATCAAGCTGTACCCACCTGGAATTATGTAGCTGTACATGTGTATGGAGAAATTGAATTAGTCGGAGATCAAGAACTTGCTCATTCATTAAGTGAATTGGTCTCTAAATATGAAAAACCAGACAGCACTTATCAATTAACTGATGTTGGTGCTGAATATATTGCTGGGTTATCAAAAGGTGTGGTAGGATTCCGCATCAAAATAGAATCTATAGAGGCTAATGCAAAATTGAGCCAGAACCACTCAAATGAAAGAATTAAGCGGGTCATTGAGGAATTGGAGAAATTGCAATCGGATAATGAGCGCCAGATCGCTACTTATATGAGAACGTATAATCAGATCCGTTAG
- a CDS encoding DUF1349 domain-containing protein → MEDNRTIPWQQGTWTNHPSSIKEQDGSLTVEAQAQSDYWQKTYYGFERSSGHALLDVWPLDRAIEVGFLTDSFVEKYDQAGLMMYLDNQNWIKAGVEMNDGVPHIGAVVTKGHSDWSLFPVPDWAGRQITIRASYFEGAIIVRAKADEGAWQTIRVSEFPKQDNQTLQAGPFICSPERACFTTTFVKWASCEKEDDLHAEIPK, encoded by the coding sequence TTGGAGGACAATAGAACAATTCCTTGGCAGCAAGGTACATGGACAAATCATCCATCATCGATAAAAGAACAGGATGGATCTTTAACGGTAGAAGCACAAGCACAAAGCGATTACTGGCAAAAAACCTATTATGGTTTTGAACGGAGCAGTGGTCACGCCTTACTCGATGTGTGGCCATTAGATAGGGCTATTGAGGTTGGCTTTTTGACGGATAGCTTTGTGGAAAAGTATGATCAGGCTGGTTTAATGATGTATCTGGATAACCAGAACTGGATTAAAGCTGGGGTTGAGATGAATGATGGTGTTCCGCATATAGGGGCCGTTGTGACTAAGGGTCATTCGGATTGGTCGCTGTTCCCTGTTCCAGATTGGGCAGGGCGTCAGATTACCATTCGTGCCTCTTATTTTGAAGGAGCGATCATTGTTCGGGCAAAAGCAGATGAAGGAGCTTGGCAGACGATTCGAGTATCGGAATTTCCGAAACAAGATAACCAGACACTTCAAGCCGGACCATTCATCTGTTCTCCAGAGAGAGCTTGTTTTACGACAACCTTTGTCAAATGGGCCTCTTGTGAAAAAGAAGACGATCTACATGCGGAAATTCCAAAATGA